The sequence below is a genomic window from Phoenix dactylifera cultivar Barhee BC4 chromosome 16, palm_55x_up_171113_PBpolish2nd_filt_p, whole genome shotgun sequence.
GCtttgtttttgaaaataaactggCATTTTCCCCAGACCTCTTTTTGAAGCTTTCATCCCTTACAGTATATCAAAATTTTTGTTATTGGACAAACCTTAATATGTACAATACTCTGGCAGTTCATACTGTTAATTAGATAACATCTTGATGGATCTCGTTCAGGAAAACACGCCTGCAGTGATTAATCAAGTAAACACCCAAGATGGACCGGCTGCATCTGTCATGACACAAAGGGACTTGAAAGTTACTGTTGAAAAAGACCTTGTTTCacaagcagaagaagaagacatgGAGGCTCTTCTTGGAACGTATGTATTGACTGTATGATTCTTGCTAGAAATGTTAATGGCTTCATGATCTTCTTGTTTGCAATTTTGTTAGTCTATTATGCTGGCTCTAATTCTTCTTGCAGAGTTAATAGTTGTGTTGAAGGAGGGTATTTTCTGATTGAATATTAaacttgaatttttttaattcttcccCTTATGCTTTCAGTTTGTTTTGACACAGTTTATGAAATACAACTGTTAGAATTATAAGTTGGATCCTCGTTTTCTTCAATTCAGTTACGAACTCCATGTCCCACTTAGCCTAAGCAATTTGTTGCTAAACTACAAAAATTATTTCTTAGGGTCCATTCTTTGGTGGGTAAATGTCATGGAAAAGTTGGTCAACTTTTCCGACCAACTTACCCATGTTCGCATGCTTCTCTAGATGGGTAAGTTATTTTTCCATGAGTAGCATTTACCCATGTTAGTGTAAGCTTCTTAAATCCTTTCTCAGAAAACCAACAATGTTAACTTAGGTTCTTCCATCGCATTCTAGATCTTCCAAATACATATTCAAACACCTCTTGATAATGAAGCCTTGTTGAATACTAGTTGCATATGACCATATCATGTAATTCAGTTTTCTATCACTTTGTCCTCAATCTATTCAATTCCTATATCTATAGCTATATATTTGTTCCTTACTCTAATGATACCGCATTCATGTCATCATTCTTATTTTTACCATAAACAAGCCGAGATTGAACACTTTGGGCttgcaaaaaaaagaagcttggGCTTAGTTTGATGATAGACTTGTCCAATTAACATGAGCAAGAAGCTTGAAAATTTGTTATCAAGCTTAGTTTGAGCTTGAAGATCTCTTTCATATGTTGACTTAAGCCTTATTGGCTTAATTTTCAGCTCATCTTAGGTTTTCTGCAGCCTTGTGCAGGGGAAATGGGGCAATAGTAGTGTGATCATGGTAACATGGCATGTGGAGAAGAGAGGGAGTTTTGTGTGGTTGAGTAGTGGAGAGAAGTTAATCCAGGGGCTCCGCATCTCATTCTTTTTAGGTTACAATCGGTTATATCATGTTCTTAAATGCAGAAATCCTGGCCACTGGAGAAAATGTGAGGTCGTGATCAATGTTTTGGCGTTACAATTTTACCACTTGagaattgtttatttttttcttgttagTTTCTTCTTCTCATAAGGGTCCATtgcttggtgcaatggtaaaaGGCTTGGGCTGACAAGCGTAATGGCATAAGTTTGAGTCCTGGAGCAGCCactgtgcaaaaaaaaaagccaaaggTCAGGTATGTCCTTAGTTTTCCCTGCTTAGGAGCCGATTGCTGGGACTATAATTGGGTAATGGCCTTTTTTTTCTAGCTTGGGCTTCTCTTCCTTGGCCATTTCAAAGCTATTTCTAGTTCaaactttttatataaaaagaagaaatatcCAACCTATAGTAGATCCGAACCGGACTGCCAGTTGGACTGAAACCTGGTGAAATGGGTACAAGTCTAGTTTAGTCTCAAAGAAGACTATGTTTGCATTTGACCTGGTGAAACCTGCCAGACGCAGTCAGGTTTTGCATGATTCAGTCGACTAGAGGGGTTCCAGTGACATGGATCAGTCATTTTCTTGAAAAGAAACTCCTCTGTAAAGCTAGTATGACAAGTGAATTGAACAATGTAACTGTtgtaagaagcttagttttcttAGCCACTAAGACATGTTACTAATTTATGTCATtgtcataataaaatatacttATTCTGAACATATCTATAAGTAATTTGGATTGACTGAATGGTTGGATTGCTTAATTGGTGATTCGGTCCCTATGATCCAAGCCTTAGTAGCAGGAAGTTTCTACATAGGGTAGCACACCTGCTACAGAAGCTCCTCAGAAACTTGAACTATCACCTGCTTCCTAAATGCTTCTTTACTTCAAGTCATTTTAAAGTTTCCGCTTCCATTCACCTGCTCCTGATTTTGACAACTAAGATCCAACTGCTTCTTGATTATGGACCTTTTATACAAATATTTCTACTAATGTTCATTCAACAAATTTTGTAAATAATTTTGCTTTCTTTAATCTTCTCATCTTTAAGAAAAGACTGTCACCCTTAATCTTAATATATCtaatcaaggtccgccgtaccggtaccggttagCATATCGGTGGTGGCCTGGACCGGTACGTGTCCCGTAACGGTACGACAGTCGTACCGGCCGGTTTTTCAATGAAAAGCTCTCGGTACCGGATTTCatactgatccggtaccggtccctgCCTGGACCGGTTCGTACCGGCCCGTTCcgatcggtacgggccggtacagcATACCCTGCATCTAATATTTTCTCTTCCCAGTGCGGTTCTGTAAATTTCATTTActccaaaatctttcattttTGAACACCACCCAAGCTTGGATGAAAAAGTGAGACGTTGATGTGGCTGACAGCCAgttgtccaaaaaaaaaagctagcaAAAAGGAATACATGGTAGTTTTGTATGTAGGAAGTATATTATATTCTGATGTTCCTCTTTGGTACTTTCAAACATACTCTTTGGTACTTTCAAACATATGTAACTAAAAGCAATCTAtgaaaacacattttttttctgttttcagcAAAATGTGAGCAATCTTAATATGTCTGTGCTGTTTTACACTCCTATTCTCTTGTTACATCCTTGGCTTTtactatttttattctttagtaTTTCAGATAATTGCAAACATGTTGTACTGGTACAGGTATGTTATGGGCGTTGGGGAAGCAGAGGCATTTTCAGAAAGGTTGAAGCGGGAACTTCTTGCTCTGGAAGCAGCAAATGTCCATGCATTATTGGAAAGTGAACCTGTGATAAAGGAGGTAATACTTTTTTTATTTGCTGCATATGTTAATCTGTATCCATCATTATGAGCATGTAAAGGTTTTCATTCCGCTATTTGTTGTTGGTAAGCTTTTCGTTTCACAAGAGATGCAGAACTTTTTTGAGGTAGTTTTGGTGATTTTGAGTTTGGCTGTTGAGGTTGCTGAAATCAATTAGTATCACAAGATGCTGGGAAATCTTCTAAAACGGAACTACTTCATCATATGTATTATGCAGGTATTACGGGGACTAGAAGCAGCTTCTGTATGTGTGGATGATATGGATGAGTGGTTACGTATTTTTAATGTGAAACTCAGACATATGAGAGAAGATATTGAATCGGTATGGtcttgttaatatttttaatttagaaCATAAGATTTAACTTCCATGGATAAATTATTATGAGAATTATGCGATGTTTTGTAGTCTCAGCAAGTAGCAAGTTTGGCTCATATAATCATGTTTGTAGTAAACAGGTAGTTTTACACATGCTAGGTGAAGCCTCGAAAATCCACAGTTTCTGTATTCTAGTCATGCGTTGGATGAAGTGCTAATCCAGTAGATAGATTTGGGTCCaaacattttaaaatttttggctAAGGATTTGGTCATTCCAATCAATAGGCTTTTTTAGTTATGTTACTAAAGATTATCAAGACTAACTCAGATTATCAAGACATACTCTCTTGAGGGGGATGTCTGGTTGTCTTTATTCCACTTGCGTGCATATAGATCTTTCAATTGCGGTTAGAAATGTTGTAATTCAATTTTCTATTTGATTTGCTTACAATTTCTGTTGCAGGAATTATTGTTTTCTGTTTCAATGTCTGTGACTGATAACTGCAAGTGCAAAGTGCAATTATTGTGCTTGGTTTTCTAATGCCGAAAGAGGGGTCATAACCCTGTAAATAACCACGGTTACCACCTTTAAACACAGTAAACTATTTCATACAGCTGACCAATGGTTTACTTAGTATATTGTTACTATATAACTATAATATAAGCATTATATTATAATGtacaatatatttatataattttatgctGTAATAATATTGTGtttgattatattattattagtgTCCATTATATattacattttttattttagatgCTGCAGTATAAAATtatcattatattatattcCTATGTTATCAAGATATATAATCATACTAGTAATAtacttattattatattatgttaatttacttttgatgaactatGTTATACTATTATGTGTTGTATATATTGATACAATAGAATATTAAAACAATATGATTGTTGTATTATATAATATTGTGATTTGTGAATATATGATAACATAGTAAAATCGTTCAAGGTACCAtgtatattataaatattatgtGTTGTTAATGCTTATATTATAGAGGTcataatattattatgataCCCCTATAATAATATCGTTCTAGTGATATCATACTGTTGTTGATTATATGATCATATTatccaaaataaatttttttatctatacaatttaatcatattttaataaatatgacaatgtaataaatatatattatatgttgCTAATGTATTAGTTTTTATATCTTGTTAATATACTATATCATAAATTGTATATTAGCATTACAGTTGCAACATATATTATGGTATGATATAGTAatgcatttatgtgtattaACATTGATGGCCTCTTGAAAAGGGTGTGAAGTGCAGGGTTCAGATTAACTAGTAGGTGCAAGCCAGTCAGAAGACAAGTTACAACTGGTGATCACAACCATGAAAAATGGGCCAAAGGTTGTAAGCCAGTTTCCTGCAGCTGAAAGTGGCTTGCTGGCAACCAAATACTTGCAAGTGCCTACCTGCAACTCAGCCGCAGCAAACTGACTTGTAGCAGATTTAGTTTTAGGCACCAAACATCCCTGAAACAGTAGCTATTCTCTCATTTTtttgattatatttattttgtgtGTATGTAACCCGACTTAAATGGTGACCTGGTTTAAGCTAAATGCGCGGTTATATCGGGCGTCATCCTGTTGCTACATTTGGCCAGAAATCACCTGAGAAATTGAAAAACTAAAGAGGAATACGATATTAAAGGAATATCATTAtctttctaagaaaatcttgttTTTCATGCATCCAAACAAGCATGATGCTATATTCTACCATTTTATCATTTGCATGCCAAAAAGTAATTGACATTTTGTTTTTTATGGAAAACTACGGTCTCCATGTTTGGCACTGGTCCATGGATTTTATAGTTGGTCCAGGTAGTCAAACATTGAGGGTTTCCTCCATGTATCCTAAAAGAGGAAAACTttgaattacattttctttaatCTTTTGTTTAAAGGAAAATGTATTTTATCCAATTTGTAGTGGCTGCTTTGCTATAGCTACTTCTTTGCCTTCATGATGAGATCTTagcttattttgattttaattggTAAACCTTGCCTTACTTAAATAAGATTAGATTCGTGGATCAAGAATTATCTGTCAGAGTTTGAGACTTCTTTGAAATTTGTTTGTAAGATGTCATCTGCTCAGTGTATTAAAACAATGCAGGTGACAGACATGCAGACAAACGGCTGGCTAGTGCCTAGGCTCTACGCATGCACCTAGAGGTCAAGGCGGCCCAAAGATtgtaaatttaattaaagaaatgaGTGTAAGTAAAGGCCAAAAGAAGCAATTATAATCTAACAAATACAAAATAACATGATACATAAGATGTGGTAAGTCAATGGGAAGCATAAATTTGGCAATATTGGATGCTATATTAGAACTCAATCTCATTCTCATTAGTCAAAACATGACACAAAATGTTGAAGTGGGTCACCTAGGTTTACGTCTGcgggaacattgtatctgcactGTGTGTTTGGTACTGAAGTTCTAGCCAAGACCATGCTGCGCAAGAGGTGCCTGCCAGAACCTGGAAAACAGTTGGATGAAAAGGAAATGTACCTTGTCACCTGTCAGTTTTGTAGTTTGAGATAATGCAGTCAGGAGCCAGCAGTTGTGGATTCCCCTACACGCAATCAAATGTggatgaagatttttttttttgttgaattttttaattttgtaaatCAAGATTTGTAAGTGCATCTATCTCTGAGCACAATTTAGAGAACAAGGCTTATTTTAAATCATTGTTTTTTTCATTATAATTTTGCAGCCAGTGAGTATTAATATTGCCCATGTTTATGATCACGATTCACAAGGATTTTGtgtttttgtatttgtttatttattttacttCTTTTTATTGGCATTATGACTTTCATAAATTAGTTAGTCATAATTTGCAGATTGAATCCCGTAACAACCAATTGGAGATGCAGTCTGTAAATAACAAAGCACTTATTGATGAGCTGGATAAGTTACTTGAACGCTTACGTATTCCTTCAGAGGTGTGTCTCATACTACTTGATACTTGATTTACTTATTCTTAATCACGCTAAGCACCTTGATATGTGAGCTTAGATTAGTGAAActtgaatttctattttttcagttatttttctcttcttcaatGTTGCAGTTTGCAGCATCATTAACTGGAGGTTCTTTTGACGAGGCACGCATGCTTAAAAATGTTGAAGCATGCGAATGGTTGGCAGGGGCCATTTGCAGTCTTGAAGTGCCTAATCTGGATCCATGCTATGCACACATGCGAGCTGTAAGTCTCTGTTATATACTATTTGATTACTGAAGAATTCCATTTACTTCATATGTAGATATGTGAATTTACAAACACTTGAGGAATTCAATGTACTTAAAAGACAATATGCCTTCTGCTTTGAAACTATAGATAACCAAGTTGCAAATAGAGTGGCTAAGGATGCAGTTAGGAAACTTTCTTTATTGGAAGTTTGATGTAAGAAAAAAGGTGTAATTTTTATATGTAGGAGTTTTCTCATTTGCCTTCACTTCCCATGTTTATGTCTCTAATGGAACTGATATTGAAtaaattattcatcattttcatGTAGAACACATACAATCtaatatttggatctctagtTCTCCTGTCTTAAGGTTATTTTATCTGAAAATTACAGTCCATTTGATCTAATGCATggctataatttttaaattttgtccAGGTTAAGGAAAAGCGAGCAGAGTtggagaaattaaaaaaaacatttgtTCGGCGAGCATCGGAGTTCTTGAGAAACTACTTTTCTAGTTTGGTAGACTTTATGATAAGTGACAAAAGCTATTTTTCACAGGTATATTCTTGCCTTCTcttcatataatataatataacattgtgtatgtaatataatatgtacaatacattatatatataatatattataaacataatatgtaaatatatgtatatgtaattATGTATATGCATATGCTTTTTGTTGGGGGGATGCCAGTTTGGTCAATTGGACTTCACCTTGAGGTTCTCTTGAATGGTATACAGCGAGGACAACTAAAGAGGCCTGATCATGCAGATCTGAGGTATAAGTGCAGGACTTATGCACGACTTCTGCAGCACCTAAAGGTTGTTATTCTTCTGGGCTCTATGATTTTGAATAGAAGCTGTTACTTCTGTTGCATCTTATCTAATTCTCTGTTTACCTTGTATTGCCATATTCAGAGTCTTGACAAGAATTGCTTAGGTCctttgaggaaggcatattgTCATTCCCTCAACTTGCTACTTCGTCGAGAGGTCTGGAGGAAAAACCTTTATTATATGATTATTTTGATaggttattttcttcttttattctaTATACAGTCTTTGAGTGGTTCTGTTGGCTCTTAATTGAAGCAATGAAAGTTATAAAAATCCAAGGAACAACATGACATAGACATGACATAGACACTTATTGCATCAAAATTATCCCAATGCTTTTGCATATGAAAAAGTGGAGTTAAAATTCCTTGTGCCATGATATGTTAAAGCTATTTTATGGATGAATTTCTATGTCCAGTTCTTCTAGTGACATATTCTTTATGCTGTAAAATTACAATCATATGACAGAAATCAGTATGCAGAATTTGGACTTTACTTTCATTTAAACACATGAAGATGTAAAGATGAATCTTGAACATATTTATAAAGGTGTCTAATCTTCTTTCTGATTCATGCTATTCAGGCTCGTGAATTTGCAAATGAACTTCGTGCAAGTACTAAAGCATCAAGAAATCCGACCTTTTGGCTTGAAGCTTCTACAGGTTCCAGTCAAACAGCAAATAGTACAGATACTTCTACAGTTTCTGAAGCATACTCAAAGATGCTTACCATCTTTATTCCGCTTCTTGTAGATGAGGTAAATTGTTTTGCCTAAGCATGCACTGAGTTGTTGTCAGGCTTATTGTCATATAAAATATTGTGTTTGTCACTATGTTGCAGAGTTCTTTTTTTGCACATTTCATGTGCTTTGAAGTTCCTGCTTTTGTTCCACCTGGTGCTCCTACTAATGGTACTAAAAGTGAATCTGATGGCAATGATGCAAACGACGACGATCTGAGCCTTATGGATTTTGATGGAAACAATGTTAAATCTAGTAATTACATTTCTTTTGTCCATTaacagatataatcatggccaGCATTTTGAATTTCTGCTAGCGGACAATTTTCCAGGtgtaaaatttctttcaattcTTTCTTCAGGTAATAATTCTGGTGAGTTGGGAACATTGAATGAAGCTCTTCAAGATTTGCTCGATGGAATCCAGgtacattttcttttctttttctttattaactGAACAGTAATGTATTAAATGTGGGTATATATTTGCATGCagaatgcatgcatgcatgtgtacaTAAATACATTTTGGAATTAGCACATATTACACTGAATCTGGATATGTTTTCTGCACATTATATATACTATATGTTGCCTAGCTTTAGATAAAATACAAGACTTGGTTTAAAACTTTGGTCAATTTTATGCTCAGGTCACTTGACAAGAATCTAATAATCAAGCATGATgcaaatacatatatagatgcaTGCATGTTTTGGTCTAATGTTGGATGTCTTTGAAAGCTTGTAGGCATTGTTTGAGAGATTACAAATATTGCTTGGTGTGAAGCTTGTCTTCAACTTATATACTTTGTTGCTGAGAGGATAGTGGATACATGTGCATGGAGCTTGCCCTTGTCTGATCTTATAGATTTGCTGTTGATTTTATTTCATCATCCTTTACTTCTTTTCTTAACATGATAGGCTTCAAATATACTACCACTCTCATATGGGGCCCAATACCTGACCCTACCTTTTTTCTTAAGGGCAAGTGGTAAGTACAAGGTTGAGATAGTTGCATTTGCTGGGATGAGACTATGGATGAAGAACATTGGttgattttccacattaatCATGGTTTTCTTACTCATCACTGTAACCTCCTCCTGTAACCTTCATTAGCGTAATCATCTTCATCATGTAACAATAACATTTCTTGTGCAATACACGTTTTCTTCTttcattatatttcttgtttctaTTCCTTCAATAGCATGGCTCAGATCTGTAATTTGATTCTGGAATTACTTTAGTGTATCCATTACCTTGCACTTAACTGCAATAATTTTTCCTAAGGCATGTAACACCATAACTTTGTGTtttcactatatatatatatttttaaaaaaacctgAAAAATTGCAGCTCTCTTACATTGTTTCAACATCTGGATGTGTCTGCACATGTGCATGCATCAATAtacatatttatgtatgtatgctTGCTTGCATGCATTCATGTATGTATGCTTGTTCAAATTCAGTACAGGACTAGTTGAAAAATCCCGTTATTTCAGGTCAAGTGAGCCCACAGTTGCATTAAAAGAAACACAAAGATCAGTGCTAGTGCTTAGTAAAGTTAAAATGCTGCTGCAGCTTTTTTTTAACACACACAGAGAtagggaaggagggaggggaagggagatggagagagagagagagagagagagagagagagagagagagagaagactctTGTAAGTTTAGTTTTCCAGGTCCAAAAGAGATTTATGGTGGAACTAAGCAAAAACTCGCACTAGGTTTGTGTAGGTTGTATGATTCATTCAATAGTCTTGTGCTTTGAACTACTTCAAGTTGATGGTTTTGTCCATAAATAATGTAGAGACTTGCCTTTTTGTTGTGAGACAACTATGTGTAAGCAAAGCAGATGCAAGTAAACCCATCTTTTTGAAATGGTTTCAAAGCTAGAATGTCTTTAGATTAAAATGCATGGGTTGCCTAAAGCCAATGTTCTTTGGATGGAACATGGTCGTAATATCATTGCAACATCTTATGATCGAGGGTGTCAATACTCTAGGGCTGCAGGATTTGCGTCAGTGACCTGTGCTGCATATGAATAGGCTTTAGGCTTAGCAAGCCTCTGGTCTGGACATGCACtagataatatttataatttttaagcCTCAATAAGTTTGGACTGGCTCTAGTCTGACAATTATAAATGATTACAGTTAAGCCCGATTGTGGATCCTGCCCAGCCCAAAAGAGCCTATCTTTTTTGCCAGTGTTTGGGCATGGATTATTTAGGTCAGTTACAGGTCTATCTCTGGCCTTGGCCTGGTTGTCTCGGTGGCAGGCTGGACTTTGATATGCCTGGTCCCGCCAGTTGATACTCCTGGCTGTAGACCCTTTAGAACCAATAAAGTTTAGATGCTATGTTTCATTTCCTTTACAaataataatttctggttaatGCCTCTTTCCACTAATACCTCATAGAAGTCAGGTATATCCTTCTGGAAAAGCATTGTAGTTAAGGCCAAACTTCATATTCAAGAATTCTCATGCTCCGCAAACACTAGATTTCTATTGCGTTAGGAAAAAAACAACATGACTTTATTCTGGCAAGTCATGCTTGAGATTGAACTTGCTCGGAGGACTTAATGGAGTTGACTGTAGCTCTATGCAATTAAAAGCCATTTAGTGCACCATTTGAATGGTTTGTTCTTATGCAGGATTCTAACAGGTAACAGTCAACTCTGTTATTTTGCATATTTGCAACAGTTATCTGCCCTGTCAGAAGCTAAATCTTTTACcttcaaatattttataatgtcAGTCGCACACTCACCAAAACTATTTATTGTTTCTAGACGGATGATAACAAGTTGGTGCAAAATAAAATTTCCTGCCTCTGCAGAAATAAGAACAATAACTTTCATATGTGATATGTATAATGATGaccattttttttgaaatttttgatgcTTAACATTCTGTAATTGAACAGAAGTAGTTCGAGACTAAACATTACTTGTACATACCAAAAagctaaaataatcaaaattcaaaagaataataaCTTTGTTCTcacaaaaaaggaaagagaagaaaaaaagaggagttAGTAACTTTGTCAACTGCATGTTCATCCAGATGATGAAAACACAATCATCACTGGCTTAATGTTTCAATTTtggaagaattttcttttttaaaaaaaaaatcaagaagtcCAACACCTCTTATAATGTAATTTTTATTGTATcaataattttaataaaaaaatatttttatattgtttGGATGTATAAAATTGAGCATCATTTTCCTCATTTTCTTTCTCTGAAGCTATTATTTTCTGTTTAGAGATTCTGTTAGCGCATATCGAAAATGATGACTAAATCTTGTATGTGATGCATTTGCTTGATTGTTTAGTTTTATACCTAAAGAGCGAACCAGGTTGTGGATACAATTAACCCAAGCAATTCAGATGTGTAACTGTACTGGAATCGGTTTGTTTGACATATCTGTACTAGAATTTACTTGTTTGACATATTCTTCACCATATACTATTCAAGTAGTTGCCCATTCTGAAATAGTAGCATATTTTCTATCATCATCATATGTAACTCTCCTTGGTCTGATTTAATAGTTCTACATTCTGTTTTATTTATGTTTTGTGAATGCTTATTTGTTCAGCCAAATTAGTGTGCTAACTCCATTTTGCTTACTCAAAGTTGACTATGTTCTTATGGTTTATTTTTTACTAATAATCCACActgtatttctctttctttaatgCTATTTTGTGGTTCCAGTTTAAAATTATCTATACTTAATATATGTTAACTGTGATTTAACTGATCCTTAGGCAATATATTTTCTGGAAAATATAAGCACACAATCTTTGACTTGCATACTATAATACACACTCTGTATTTTTTTAGGAAGACTTCTATGCAGTGGTAGATTGGGCATACAAAATTGATCCTCTGCGCTGCATATCAATGCATGGTATTACAGAGCGCTACCTTTCCGGTCAGAAAGCTGATGCAGCAGGATTTGTGCGTAAATTGCTTGATGACTTAGAGTCAAAAATATCAATGCAGTTTGGCAAGGTTAGTGTTGTCCACAATTCTTCAAATGATTATGCAATAGTCTTTTCTCTAGAAGgacaagctctctctctctctctctctctctctctctctcatgtaaCTGCTTGTCTGCATTTGCAGTTTGTTGATGAAGCTTGCCATCAGATTGAGAAGAATGAACGTAATATACGGCAAATGGGAGTTCTATCTTATATCCCAAGGTATAAAC
It includes:
- the LOC103721174 gene encoding exocyst complex component SEC3A-like isoform X1 — protein: MAASSADDAELRRACAAAIGGAGSRQDIVLAIRVAKGRGILEKLGGRVAKPRVLALTAAQNSSKGQRPKAFLHVLKYSSGGVVEPAKLYKLKHLAKVEVISNDPTGCTFILGFDNLRSQSVAPPQWTMRNIDDRNRLLLCILNMCREMLGRLPKFVGIDIVEMALWAKENTPAVINQVNTQDGPAASVMTQRDLKVTVEKDLVSQAEEEDMEALLGTYVMGVGEAEAFSERLKRELLALEAANVHALLESEPVIKEVLRGLEAASVCVDDMDEWLRIFNVKLRHMREDIESIESRNNQLEMQSVNNKALIDELDKLLERLRIPSEFAASLTGGSFDEARMLKNVEACEWLAGAICSLEVPNLDPCYAHMRAVKEKRAELEKLKKTFVRRASEFLRNYFSSLVDFMISDKSYFSQRGQLKRPDHADLRYKCRTYARLLQHLKSLDKNCLGPLRKAYCHSLNLLLRREAREFANELRASTKASRNPTFWLEASTGSSQTANSTDTSTVSEAYSKMLTIFIPLLVDESSFFAHFMCFEVPAFVPPGAPTNGTKSESDGNDANDDDLSLMDFDGNNVKSSNNSGELGTLNEALQDLLDGIQEDFYAVVDWAYKIDPLRCISMHGITERYLSGQKADAAGFVRKLLDDLESKISMQFGKFVDEACHQIEKNERNIRQMGVLSYIPRFATLATRMEQYIQGQSRELIDQAYTKLVSTMFATLEKIAQSDPKYADIVLLENYAAFQNSLYDLANVVPMLAKFYHQASEAYEQACTRHINIIIYMQFERLFQFARKIEDLMYTITPEEIPFQLGLSKMDLRKVLKSSLSGIDKSINAMYRKLQKNLTSDELLPSLWDKCKKEFLEKYESFVQLVAKVYPNESIPSVTEMRQILASL
- the LOC103721174 gene encoding exocyst complex component SEC3A-like isoform X2; amino-acid sequence: MAASSADDAELRRACAAAIGGAGSRQDIVLAIRVAKGRGILEKLGGRVAKPRVLALTAQNSSKGQRPKAFLHVLKYSSGGVVEPAKLYKLKHLAKVEVISNDPTGCTFILGFDNLRSQSVAPPQWTMRNIDDRNRLLLCILNMCREMLGRLPKFVGIDIVEMALWAKENTPAVINQVNTQDGPAASVMTQRDLKVTVEKDLVSQAEEEDMEALLGTYVMGVGEAEAFSERLKRELLALEAANVHALLESEPVIKEVLRGLEAASVCVDDMDEWLRIFNVKLRHMREDIESIESRNNQLEMQSVNNKALIDELDKLLERLRIPSEFAASLTGGSFDEARMLKNVEACEWLAGAICSLEVPNLDPCYAHMRAVKEKRAELEKLKKTFVRRASEFLRNYFSSLVDFMISDKSYFSQRGQLKRPDHADLRYKCRTYARLLQHLKSLDKNCLGPLRKAYCHSLNLLLRREAREFANELRASTKASRNPTFWLEASTGSSQTANSTDTSTVSEAYSKMLTIFIPLLVDESSFFAHFMCFEVPAFVPPGAPTNGTKSESDGNDANDDDLSLMDFDGNNVKSSNNSGELGTLNEALQDLLDGIQEDFYAVVDWAYKIDPLRCISMHGITERYLSGQKADAAGFVRKLLDDLESKISMQFGKFVDEACHQIEKNERNIRQMGVLSYIPRFATLATRMEQYIQGQSRELIDQAYTKLVSTMFATLEKIAQSDPKYADIVLLENYAAFQNSLYDLANVVPMLAKFYHQASEAYEQACTRHINIIIYMQFERLFQFARKIEDLMYTITPEEIPFQLGLSKMDLRKVLKSSLSGIDKSINAMYRKLQKNLTSDELLPSLWDKCKKEFLEKYESFVQLVAKVYPNESIPSVTEMRQILASL
- the LOC103721174 gene encoding exocyst complex component SEC3A-like isoform X3 — its product is MAASSADDAELRRACAAAIGGAGSRQDIVLAIRVAKGRGILEKLGGRVAKPRVLALTAAQNSSKGQRPKAFLHVLKYSSGGVVEPAKLYKLKHLAKVEVISNDPTGCTFILGFDNLRSQSVAPPQWTMRNIDDRNRLLLCILNMCREMLGRLPKFVGIDIVEMALWAKENTPAVINQVNTQDGPAASVMTQRDLKVTVEKDLVSQAEEEDMEALLGTYVMGVGEAEAFSERLKRELLALEAANVHALLESEPVIKEIESRNNQLEMQSVNNKALIDELDKLLERLRIPSEFAASLTGGSFDEARMLKNVEACEWLAGAICSLEVPNLDPCYAHMRAVKEKRAELEKLKKTFVRRASEFLRNYFSSLVDFMISDKSYFSQRGQLKRPDHADLRYKCRTYARLLQHLKSLDKNCLGPLRKAYCHSLNLLLRREAREFANELRASTKASRNPTFWLEASTGSSQTANSTDTSTVSEAYSKMLTIFIPLLVDESSFFAHFMCFEVPAFVPPGAPTNGTKSESDGNDANDDDLSLMDFDGNNVKSSNNSGELGTLNEALQDLLDGIQEDFYAVVDWAYKIDPLRCISMHGITERYLSGQKADAAGFVRKLLDDLESKISMQFGKFVDEACHQIEKNERNIRQMGVLSYIPRFATLATRMEQYIQGQSRELIDQAYTKLVSTMFATLEKIAQSDPKYADIVLLENYAAFQNSLYDLANVVPMLAKFYHQASEAYEQACTRHINIIIYMQFERLFQFARKIEDLMYTITPEEIPFQLGLSKMDLRKVLKSSLSGIDKSINAMYRKLQKNLTSDELLPSLWDKCKKEFLEKYESFVQLVAKVYPNESIPSVTEMRQILASL